A window of the Nitrospirota bacterium genome harbors these coding sequences:
- a CDS encoding AbrB/MazE/SpoVT family DNA-binding domain-containing protein, whose product MIVAKVTTKGQITIPRKVRERLGVRPGEGVGFEEKNGVVYIKKALTKSPFDKWVGTLRHRKGQKTDDIVKALRGE is encoded by the coding sequence ATGATAGTTGCAAAGGTGACGACTAAGGGGCAGATAACGATACCCAGAAAGGTCAGGGAAAGGCTCGGGGTGCGTCCCGGAGAGGGTGTCGGGTTTGAAGAAAAAAACGGCGTAGTTTATATAAAAAAGGCGCTTACGAAATCTCCTTTTGACAAATGGGTGGGAACGCTCAGGCATAGAAAAGGACAAAAGACTGATGATATAGTG